In the Mycolicibacterium thermoresistibile genome, one interval contains:
- a CDS encoding acyl-CoA dehydrogenase family protein has protein sequence MAFDLTPTVAQHDLAARTHEFAEQVIRPVASEYDQRQEFPWPVLEEAATRGFYSPLFYRDLIGDPTGLSLPMFMEELFWGCAGIGLAIVMPALALSAIGQAATPEQMLRWAPECFGTPGDLKLAALAISEPEGGSDVRNLRTRAVRADSGPDADWIIDGHKMWIGNGGIANVHVVNAVVDEELGHRGQALFVVPGGTPGLQLVRKLDKLGCRASHTAELRFTGVRVPADHLLGGQDKLEYKLAKARETAADGRRSGSATLGTFEQTRPMVAAQALGIARAALEYMTDYANRREAFGAPIIDNQGIAFPIAEIATRIDAARLLTWRASWMAATGVPFGRGEGSMAKMAASEIAVRATEQAIQTMGGWGYITDHPVEKWYRDAKLYTIFEGTSEIQRVVISNALGAAAGKPPLHFELDPSGGPLNRYLGRGTPLRGRASDAMLAARDRIPEPVMRLAMKVLRPPRR, from the coding sequence ATGGCCTTCGACCTCACCCCCACCGTGGCGCAGCACGACCTCGCCGCGCGCACGCACGAGTTCGCCGAGCAGGTGATCCGCCCGGTGGCGTCCGAGTACGACCAACGCCAGGAGTTCCCCTGGCCGGTGCTCGAGGAGGCCGCCACCCGGGGGTTCTACAGCCCGCTGTTCTACCGCGATCTGATCGGCGATCCGACCGGGTTGTCCCTGCCGATGTTCATGGAGGAATTGTTCTGGGGCTGCGCCGGCATCGGGCTGGCGATCGTGATGCCGGCCCTGGCGCTGTCGGCGATCGGACAGGCGGCGACCCCGGAGCAGATGCTGCGATGGGCCCCGGAATGCTTCGGCACGCCGGGCGACCTCAAACTGGCCGCGCTGGCGATCTCCGAACCCGAGGGCGGCAGCGACGTGCGCAATCTGCGCACCCGGGCGGTGCGCGCCGACTCCGGCCCGGACGCGGACTGGATCATCGACGGCCACAAGATGTGGATCGGCAACGGCGGCATCGCGAATGTGCACGTGGTCAACGCCGTTGTCGACGAAGAACTCGGTCACCGGGGACAGGCATTGTTCGTGGTTCCCGGCGGCACTCCCGGGCTGCAACTGGTGCGCAAACTCGACAAGTTGGGCTGCCGTGCGTCACACACCGCCGAGCTCAGGTTCACCGGGGTGCGGGTGCCGGCCGACCATCTTCTCGGCGGGCAGGACAAGCTCGAGTACAAACTCGCCAAGGCCCGCGAGACCGCCGCGGACGGCCGCAGGTCCGGGTCGGCGACGCTGGGCACCTTCGAACAGACCCGTCCGATGGTGGCTGCGCAGGCCCTCGGCATCGCCCGGGCCGCCCTGGAATACATGACCGACTACGCAAACCGCCGGGAGGCGTTCGGGGCGCCGATCATCGACAACCAGGGCATCGCGTTCCCGATCGCCGAGATCGCCACCCGGATCGACGCGGCCCGCCTGCTGACGTGGCGGGCATCGTGGATGGCCGCCACCGGGGTTCCGTTCGGCCGCGGTGAAGGGTCGATGGCGAAGATGGCGGCCAGCGAGATCGCGGTCCGCGCCACCGAACAGGCCATCCAGACCATGGGCGGCTGGGGGTACATCACCGACCATCCGGTGGAGAAGTGGTATCGGGACGCCAAGCTGTACACCATCTTCGAGGGGACCAGCGAGATCCAGCGGGTGGTGATCTCCAACGCGCTGGGCGCCGCCGCCGGCAAGCCGCCGCTGCACTTCGAGCTGGATCCCTCCGGCGGTCCGCTCAACCGGTATCTCGGTCGTGGAACTCCGCTGCGCGGACGCGCCTCCGATGCCATGCTGGCTGCCAGGGACCGGATCCCCGAACCGGTCATGCGGCTGGCGATGAAGGTGTTGCGGCCACCTCGCAGGTGA
- a CDS encoding DUF427 domain-containing protein, whose translation MAVRMSAHLGEAHELLRYEPTAKRVRVRLGGDLVADTTDAVLVWEPRRLVPTYAVPRAALRAQLVPAGAATGADEEVRTRLPAIGSRPVLDPTVPFAAHSCPGTAFDVLTGDDAGDAAAFQPHDPDLADYVILDFGAFEWCEEDEPVVSHPRDPFHRIDVCRTSRPVRVELDGTVLAESDRAAVLFETGLPPRWYLPRDDVVAELLPSDTVTYCAYKGRACYYSLPDGPADVAWSYREPLHDAVPVRDRICFFDERVDVVVDGQRRQRPTTVWS comes from the coding sequence ATGGCGGTCCGGATGAGTGCGCACCTCGGTGAGGCGCATGAGCTGCTGCGCTATGAGCCGACCGCGAAACGGGTGCGGGTGCGGCTCGGCGGTGATCTGGTCGCCGACACCACCGACGCGGTGTTGGTGTGGGAGCCGCGGCGGCTCGTGCCGACCTACGCGGTGCCGCGGGCCGCGCTGCGGGCCCAACTGGTGCCGGCCGGCGCGGCCACCGGCGCCGACGAGGAGGTGAGGACACGGCTGCCGGCGATCGGCTCCCGCCCGGTGCTGGACCCGACGGTGCCGTTCGCCGCCCACTCCTGTCCGGGCACCGCCTTCGACGTGCTCACCGGCGACGACGCCGGCGACGCGGCGGCGTTCCAGCCGCACGACCCGGATCTGGCCGATTACGTGATCCTCGATTTCGGGGCGTTCGAGTGGTGCGAGGAGGACGAGCCGGTGGTCAGCCATCCGCGGGATCCGTTCCACCGCATCGACGTGTGCCGCACCAGCCGCCCGGTGCGGGTGGAACTGGACGGCACGGTGCTGGCCGAATCCGACCGGGCGGCGGTGCTTTTCGAGACCGGGCTGCCGCCGCGCTGGTATCTGCCGCGCGACGACGTCGTCGCCGAACTGCTTCCCAGTGACACCGTGACCTACTGCGCCTACAAGGGCCGGGCCTGCTACTACTCCCTGCCCGACGGCCCGGCCGATGTGGCGTGGAGCTACCGCGAGCCGCTGCACGATGCGGTGCCCGTGCGGGACCGCATCTGCTTCTTCGACGAACGGGTCGACGTCGTCGTGGACGGGCAACGCCGGCAGCGGCCCACCACGGTATGGAGCTGA
- a CDS encoding zinc-dependent alcohol dehydrogenase, producing MRAVTWHGRRKVSVDTVPDPAIMEPTDAIIRVTSTNICGSDLHLYEVLSAFMSPGDILGHEAMGVVEEVGPEVGALQAGDRVVIPFNISCGTCWMCAQGLQSQCETTQNRDQGTGAALFGYSKLYGEVAGGQAEYLRVPQAQYTHITVPHDGPDDRYVYLSDVLPTAWQGVEYAAVPDGGTLVVLGLGPIGSMACRIAAHRGNCRVIGVDRVPERIEKVRPYCADVLNVDTDDVEAAVREQTGGRGADSVLEAVGMEAHGSPVAATAQSAAGYLPAPVGRLVMRHAGVDRLAALNLAVSLVRRGGTISLSGVYGGAADPINMMMLFDKQVQLRMGQANVKRWVPEIMDLLTDDDPLGVDTFATHRLPLEAAPDAYETFQKKQDGMIKVVLKP from the coding sequence ATGCGAGCAGTGACGTGGCACGGTCGCCGCAAGGTTTCGGTCGACACCGTGCCCGACCCGGCCATCATGGAACCGACCGACGCGATCATCCGGGTCACCAGCACCAACATCTGTGGCTCGGATCTGCATCTCTACGAGGTGCTCAGTGCCTTCATGAGTCCGGGCGACATCCTGGGCCACGAGGCCATGGGCGTGGTCGAGGAGGTGGGGCCGGAGGTCGGTGCGCTGCAGGCCGGCGACCGCGTGGTCATTCCGTTCAACATCTCCTGCGGCACCTGTTGGATGTGTGCTCAGGGTCTGCAGAGTCAGTGCGAGACCACCCAGAACCGCGATCAGGGCACCGGCGCCGCATTGTTCGGCTACTCGAAGCTCTACGGCGAGGTCGCCGGCGGGCAGGCCGAGTACCTGCGGGTTCCACAGGCGCAGTACACCCACATCACGGTGCCGCACGACGGCCCCGATGACCGTTATGTCTACCTGTCCGACGTGCTGCCCACCGCCTGGCAGGGCGTCGAGTACGCCGCGGTGCCCGACGGCGGCACGCTGGTGGTACTCGGCCTCGGCCCGATCGGATCGATGGCCTGCCGGATCGCCGCCCACCGCGGCAACTGCCGGGTGATCGGTGTCGACCGGGTCCCCGAACGCATCGAGAAGGTACGGCCCTACTGCGCCGATGTGCTCAACGTGGACACCGACGACGTCGAGGCCGCGGTCCGGGAGCAGACGGGCGGGCGCGGCGCCGACTCGGTGCTCGAGGCGGTCGGGATGGAGGCGCACGGCTCGCCGGTTGCCGCAACCGCGCAGAGCGCCGCCGGATACCTGCCCGCACCGGTGGGCCGGCTGGTGATGCGGCATGCCGGGGTCGACCGGCTGGCGGCGCTGAACCTGGCCGTCTCGCTGGTGCGCCGCGGCGGCACCATCTCACTGTCCGGGGTGTACGGCGGGGCCGCCGACCCGATCAACATGATGATGTTGTTCGACAAGCAGGTTCAGTTGCGGATGGGGCAGGCCAACGTCAAACGGTGGGTGCCGGAGATCATGGACCTGCTCACCGACGACGATCCGCTCGGGGTCGACACCTTCGCCACCCACCGGCTGCCGCTCGAGGCGGCGCCCGACGCCTACGAAACGTTCCAGAAGAAACAGGACGGCATGATCAAGGTGGTGCTCAAACCCTGA
- a CDS encoding cytochrome C oxidase subunit IV family protein → MTTDTRHHDDTGAARAMTWAWVALTAITIGSWWLAPAHFKTTVDPSVPVTVLVLALTLIKSRLVIRYFMEVRTAPRWLKVSTDAWLGALFAVVLIIYLW, encoded by the coding sequence ATGACAACCGATACCCGGCACCACGACGACACCGGCGCGGCCCGGGCGATGACCTGGGCATGGGTGGCACTGACCGCGATCACGATCGGGTCCTGGTGGCTGGCGCCGGCCCATTTCAAGACCACGGTCGACCCCAGCGTGCCGGTCACCGTGCTGGTGCTGGCCCTCACGCTGATCAAATCGCGTCTGGTCATCCGCTACTTCATGGAGGTGCGCACCGCGCCGCGATGGCTCAAGGTGTCCACCGACGCCTGGCTGGGTGCGCTGTTCGCCGTCGTGTTGATCATCTACCTGTGGTGA
- a CDS encoding cytochrome c oxidase subunit 3, with amino-acid sequence MTHSDSLSAGTPEAAWRGRGAAAHLPGDIHMWVMVLGDLVIFAGYFVIFMVYRAMTPEEFLRAQQHLDVNIGVINTLILLTSSLFVARSVLAARAGQHRRAIRLVYLGGFGGVLFVCFKCYEWASKIIAGHTNSQMFYSFYYVLTGVHLVHVLIGLIVLGAVIRELRNAGRRRVWMVESGAVYWHMVDLLWVIIFGLLYVMR; translated from the coding sequence ATGACCCATTCGGATTCACTGTCGGCCGGCACACCCGAGGCGGCATGGCGCGGCCGCGGTGCGGCGGCGCATCTGCCCGGCGACATCCACATGTGGGTGATGGTGCTCGGCGACCTGGTCATCTTCGCCGGGTACTTCGTGATCTTCATGGTCTACCGGGCGATGACCCCGGAGGAGTTCCTGCGGGCCCAGCAGCATCTCGACGTCAACATCGGCGTGATCAACACCCTGATCCTGCTGACCAGCTCGCTGTTCGTGGCGCGCAGCGTGCTGGCCGCCCGTGCCGGACAGCATCGGCGGGCCATCCGGCTGGTGTATCTGGGTGGGTTCGGCGGGGTGTTGTTCGTCTGCTTCAAGTGCTACGAGTGGGCGAGCAAGATCATTGCCGGCCACACCAATTCCCAGATGTTCTACTCGTTCTACTACGTGCTCACCGGGGTGCACCTGGTGCACGTGCTGATCGGGCTCATCGTGCTGGGGGCGGTGATACGCGAACTGCGCAACGCGGGGCGCCGCCGGGTGTGGATGGTCGAGTCCGGCGCCGTCTACTGGCACATGGTGGACCTGCTGTGGGTCATCATCTTCGGCCTGCTCTACGTGATGAGGTGA
- a CDS encoding TetR/AcrR family transcriptional regulator, which produces MLNERTSDRGSKGRQTRERLLGAAIAEFKRGGMAAADVASIVAAAGVAHGTFFFHFPTKEHVLVELERREEERMAAELNRYFRTPHTVRQTLAEIVRLLEDLERRLGTRLFKDFLALHFSTTRPPSEEWSRHPVIAAVVEELQRARDRGEIPEDVDVMHNGVSFLTGLYALLITMPESHDLRAPALSEYLTTYVHGMRVRSDPPAIAR; this is translated from the coding sequence GTGCTCAACGAGAGGACATCCGACCGGGGAAGCAAGGGCCGGCAGACCCGGGAACGACTGCTCGGGGCGGCGATCGCCGAGTTCAAGCGCGGCGGGATGGCGGCCGCGGACGTCGCCAGCATCGTCGCCGCGGCCGGCGTCGCCCACGGCACCTTCTTCTTCCACTTCCCGACCAAGGAGCATGTGCTCGTGGAATTGGAGCGGCGTGAGGAGGAACGGATGGCCGCCGAACTGAATCGGTACTTCCGCACCCCGCACACCGTCCGGCAGACGCTGGCCGAGATCGTCCGGCTACTCGAGGACCTGGAGCGTCGGCTCGGCACTCGGCTGTTCAAAGACTTTTTGGCACTGCACTTCTCCACCACCCGGCCACCGTCGGAGGAATGGAGCCGGCACCCGGTCATCGCCGCCGTGGTGGAGGAGTTACAGCGGGCCCGGGACCGCGGTGAGATCCCGGAGGACGTCGACGTCATGCACAACGGGGTGTCGTTTCTCACCGGTCTCTACGCGCTGCTGATCACCATGCCCGAATCCCACGACCTACGGGCGCCGGCCCTCTCGGAGTACCTGACCACCTACGTTCACGGCATGCGGGTGCGCAGCGACCCACCGGCGATTGCCCGTTGA
- a CDS encoding PAS and ANTAR domain-containing protein has translation MPGDGSVEDALAGGSPQRVGWFRFYFADERWEWSPQVQQMHGYEPGTVTPTTELVLSHKHPDDYAQMVATLEQIRRSHNTFSTRHRIVDKHGDVHSVVVVGDQLCDENGAVIGTHGFYVDVTPNIAVADDLVSAAVAQIAENRATIEQAKGMLMLIYRIGADAAFDLLKWRSQETNVKLRMLAEQLIEDFTGLDYQDELPTRGTFDHLLLTAHQRTNSDGRRAGIS, from the coding sequence GTGCCGGGTGATGGTTCGGTGGAAGACGCGCTCGCCGGCGGTTCGCCGCAGCGGGTCGGCTGGTTCCGCTTCTACTTCGCCGACGAACGCTGGGAATGGTCGCCCCAGGTTCAGCAGATGCACGGCTACGAACCGGGCACGGTGACCCCGACCACCGAATTGGTGCTCTCCCACAAGCACCCCGACGACTACGCCCAGATGGTGGCCACGCTGGAGCAGATCCGGCGCAGCCACAACACGTTCAGCACCCGGCACCGCATCGTCGACAAGCACGGCGACGTGCATTCGGTCGTGGTGGTGGGAGATCAGCTGTGCGACGAGAACGGGGCGGTGATCGGCACCCACGGTTTCTACGTCGACGTCACCCCCAACATCGCGGTCGCCGACGATCTGGTCAGCGCCGCCGTCGCGCAGATCGCCGAGAACCGCGCCACCATCGAACAGGCCAAGGGCATGCTGATGCTGATCTACCGGATCGGCGCCGACGCCGCTTTCGACCTGTTGAAGTGGCGGTCCCAGGAGACCAACGTCAAGCTGCGGATGCTGGCCGAGCAGTTGATCGAGGACTTCACCGGCCTGGACTATCAGGACGAGTTGCCCACCCGCGGCACGTTCGACCATCTGCTGCTCACCGCGCACCAACGGACCAACTCCGACGGGCGCCGGGCCGGTATTTCCTGA
- a CDS encoding isochorismatase family protein, giving the protein MTALIIVDVQNDFCEGGALAVAGGATTARRISDLLRSETGYTHVVATKDQHIDPGDHFSDHPDFVRSWPRHCVAGTPGAEFHPDLDTGRIEAVFGKGQYSDGYSGFEGVDESGTPLAQWLRDHGVTRVDIVGIATDHCVRATALDAVRHGFDTRVLVDYTAGVDADATARAVSELRDAGVAVTGSLAA; this is encoded by the coding sequence ATGACGGCCCTGATCATCGTCGACGTGCAGAACGACTTCTGTGAAGGCGGCGCGCTGGCGGTCGCCGGTGGCGCCACGACGGCGCGGCGGATTTCTGATTTGCTGCGGTCCGAGACGGGGTATACCCACGTGGTGGCGACCAAGGACCAGCACATCGACCCCGGCGACCATTTCTCCGACCACCCCGATTTCGTCAGATCGTGGCCGCGGCACTGCGTCGCCGGCACCCCCGGCGCGGAGTTCCACCCCGACCTCGACACCGGCCGGATCGAGGCGGTGTTCGGCAAAGGGCAGTACTCTGACGGCTACAGCGGATTCGAGGGTGTCGACGAATCCGGAACCCCGTTGGCGCAATGGCTGCGCGACCACGGGGTCACCCGGGTCGACATCGTGGGGATCGCCACCGACCACTGCGTGCGGGCCACCGCGCTGGACGCCGTCCGGCACGGCTTCGACACCCGGGTACTGGTGGACTACACCGCCGGCGTCGACGCGGACGCCACCGCGCGGGCGGTGTCCGAACTTCGCGACGCCGGTGTCGCGGTGACCGGTTCGCTCGCCGCGTGA
- the glgX gene encoding glycogen debranching protein GlgX: MTQSTAARRPASPDQAQIWPGKAYPLGATYDGYGTNFAVFSEAAERVELCLFDDDGAGGVRETRVPLPEVDAFVWHGYVPNVVPGQHYGYRVHGPYDPAAGHRCNPNKLLLDPYAKALDGSFDWNQSLFGYDFGDPDSRNDDDSAPSMPKSVVINPYFDWGTDRPPGHEYADTVIYEAHVKGLTQTHPDLPEELRGTYSGVAHPVIIDHLTALGVNAIELMPVHHFANDSTLLDKGLSNYWGYNTIGFFAPDPKYSSSTAPGGQVQEFKAMVRALHEAGIEVILDVVYNHTAEGNHLGPTLSFRGIDNAAYYRLVDDDKRYYMDYTGTGNSFNVGNPHSLQLIMDSLRYWVTEMHVDGFRFDLASTLAREFYDVDRLATFFELVQQDPTVSQVKLIAEPWDVGPGGYQVGGFPPQWTEWNGKYRDTVRDYWRGEPATLDELAYRLTGSADLYENTARRPVASINFVTAHDGFTLRDLVSYNEKHNEANGEDNNDGESHNRSWNCGAEGPTDDPQVNALRARQQRNFLATLLLSQGVPMLCHGDELGRTQQGNNNVYCQDNELSWIDWSTADTELIEFTRTVSALRTAHPVFRRRRFFSGRPVRGHGGDRLPDIAWLAPDASEMTDEDWESGYAKSMAVFLNGQGIPDLDVRGQRVVDDSFLLCFNAHFEPIEFTLPPPDFAGSWLRVIDTAEPAGPAAEPLDAGAPLSVEGRAVVVLQAVPAGD; the protein is encoded by the coding sequence GTGACCCAGTCCACCGCCGCCCGACGGCCGGCGTCCCCCGATCAGGCACAGATCTGGCCGGGTAAGGCCTACCCGCTCGGCGCCACCTATGACGGCTACGGCACCAACTTCGCGGTGTTCAGCGAAGCCGCCGAACGGGTGGAGCTGTGCCTTTTCGACGACGACGGCGCGGGCGGTGTCCGGGAGACCCGGGTGCCGCTGCCGGAGGTCGACGCGTTCGTCTGGCACGGCTATGTGCCCAACGTCGTCCCCGGCCAGCACTACGGATACCGGGTGCACGGTCCGTACGATCCGGCCGCCGGGCATCGCTGCAACCCCAACAAACTGCTGCTCGACCCGTACGCGAAGGCGCTGGACGGATCATTCGACTGGAATCAGTCGCTGTTCGGCTACGACTTCGGCGACCCGGACAGCCGCAATGACGACGATTCGGCGCCGAGCATGCCCAAGTCGGTGGTGATCAATCCCTACTTCGACTGGGGCACCGACCGCCCGCCGGGTCACGAGTACGCCGACACGGTGATCTACGAGGCGCACGTCAAAGGGCTCACCCAGACCCATCCCGATCTGCCCGAGGAACTGCGCGGCACGTATTCGGGGGTGGCGCACCCGGTGATCATCGACCACCTCACCGCGTTGGGCGTCAACGCCATCGAGTTGATGCCGGTCCACCATTTCGCCAACGACTCCACCCTGCTCGACAAGGGGTTGTCGAACTACTGGGGCTACAACACCATCGGCTTCTTCGCGCCGGACCCGAAATACAGCAGCAGCACCGCCCCGGGCGGGCAGGTGCAGGAGTTCAAGGCGATGGTGCGGGCGCTGCACGAGGCGGGCATCGAGGTGATCCTCGACGTGGTCTACAACCACACCGCGGAGGGCAACCACCTCGGGCCGACGCTGAGCTTCCGCGGGATCGACAACGCCGCCTACTACCGGCTCGTCGACGACGACAAGCGCTACTACATGGACTACACCGGCACCGGTAACAGCTTCAACGTCGGCAACCCGCACTCCCTGCAGCTGATCATGGATTCGCTGCGGTACTGGGTCACCGAGATGCACGTCGACGGGTTCCGGTTCGATCTGGCGTCGACGCTGGCACGTGAGTTCTATGACGTGGATCGGCTGGCGACGTTCTTCGAACTGGTGCAACAGGATCCGACCGTCAGCCAGGTCAAGCTCATCGCCGAACCGTGGGATGTCGGGCCGGGCGGCTATCAGGTCGGCGGATTCCCGCCGCAGTGGACCGAGTGGAACGGCAAGTACCGCGACACCGTCCGCGATTACTGGCGCGGTGAACCGGCCACCCTCGACGAGCTCGCCTACCGGTTGACCGGGTCGGCCGATCTGTACGAGAACACCGCCCGCCGGCCGGTCGCGTCGATCAACTTCGTGACCGCCCACGACGGATTCACCCTGCGGGATCTGGTGTCCTACAACGAGAAACACAACGAGGCCAACGGCGAGGACAACAACGACGGGGAGAGCCACAACCGGTCCTGGAACTGCGGCGCCGAGGGGCCGACCGACGACCCGCAGGTCAACGCGCTGCGCGCCCGCCAGCAGCGCAACTTCCTGGCCACCCTGCTGCTGTCCCAGGGGGTGCCGATGCTCTGCCACGGCGACGAGCTGGGCCGCACCCAGCAGGGCAACAACAACGTCTACTGCCAGGACAATGAGCTGTCCTGGATCGACTGGTCCACCGCGGACACCGAGTTGATCGAGTTCACCAGAACCGTCTCGGCGCTGCGCACCGCCCACCCGGTGTTCCGGCGCCGCCGGTTCTTCTCCGGCCGGCCGGTGCGCGGGCACGGCGGCGATCGGCTGCCCGACATCGCGTGGCTGGCGCCGGACGCCTCCGAGATGACCGACGAGGACTGGGAGTCCGGTTACGCCAAATCGATGGCGGTGTTCCTGAACGGTCAGGGCATCCCGGATCTGGATGTGCGGGGGCAGCGGGTCGTTGACGACTCGTTCCTGCTGTGCTTCAACGCGCACTTCGAGCCGATCGAGTTCACGCTACCGCCGCCCGATTTCGCCGGCTCCTGGCTCCGGGTGATCGACACCGCCGAACCCGCGGGCCCGGCCGCCGAGCCGCTCGACGCCGGGGCACCGCTGTCGGTGGAGGGCCGCGCGGTCGTGGTACTCCAGGCCGTTCCGGCCGGCGACTGA